CATCTACGGCTCTAATGACTGCGGGCAAGTCCCTCAATTTACCAactaacaaacacacatcagacCTCATGGAATACAATTCAAACCCTCCAGTGACAGATGCTGGTTTCACTCACTCAAAACATAAAACCAAGATGCATAACGACAGACAAAGCTGTGAAAAAGCATCAGTTAAATAACAAATGGCATAGTGAGGAACGATTAGCATTTTCAAACAGAGCAATCAAATAAAAACTTCTCATCTTTCAAGGGTATTTACTCATCATTCACTGTCAGCTATTATATCTgggtaataaaatatttttgtaccATTACATACTACataattttatattaatatatggaTCAGGCAGTTTGATCATTTACACAAATTCCTCATAACAGATctgtagaaaaaaacacattctaCCTTAAATATTCACTGATACAACATAACTCaccactatttttaaaaacagaacagaCATGAAGATTTGACACCGCAATCACATAATTGGAAAGATTATGCATTTAGAATGAAATGATACAATGCTTAACCAGATCTGCGCAGTAAGGAGTGAACCTAGTTCTTACTGACAGACAGGCAGCAGTAACATTTCTCTATTCGAACTAAGAAAATGCATCGGAAGTTATAATTCAGTGTAAAAAGTTGAATGGTCACGGTTAGCTATAACCCTGATTCCATCACCATTCTGCATCCTAACATCTCCTTCAATGTCTCCATTTTGTCTATCTGTGTAATGATGATGCGTGTATACCAGGCTGCTAATGTGATCTCGCTCTGAGCAGGCAAATGGGTAATGAACAAACaaagaccaaatggatcaaatgcATATGAAAAGTTTTAAGTTAAACATTAATGACAATACGCATAGTGACAAGGATATACAAAGAAACGGAAGGCAGACAATTTAATTAAGTCTCTGCCCCAACTGTCTGCTTGGTGCACGCTATGTAGACGGACGAGGACGAAAACACTTTAGCAAACTGCTCCCCTCCTTCTCTCGCTGCAGAGGAGGCAGACGCTCCTAATGGTGTGCGTTCAGGGTGAGGAGGATTTGGTCAAACATTTCAAGGCCTCCAGATGAAAAGAGTGAGATGAAAACGGGATGCCAGCACTCAAGAGGACTTGTGTTCACACATGTAGAAGCGATACATGACGCCAACGACAACTGCAACAATCGCAGGTATCAACCACGTGGTCCAGGAGCTGctggaaaaataatttaatattagttttttttttttgaggcaaTTAAAATGGATTTAATACATGAGAAAGTCAACCATTTGATAGAAATATGAATTATATATGGTCATGgctcatttcttttttaaatttgtgacTTTGTCAGTGTTTGTATTGATCATCTTAAAGATCATCCAAATCAGTAACACAAAAATCTGTGAAAATCACATTAAACAATTTgcagaaaaaacacttttgacaGAGATTCATACAGGTCAGCAGAATCATTTGcactctctttctgtttttcttctcactTGTGAGCTGTCCATATTGCAAGAGGACTTTGTTCACTACAAACTACAGTGATCAATGTTAACTCGCAGCACTTGGTGAATatgaaaactaaaatgaaacCAGTTAACAATGAGCCTGACGCTCAGTGTTCATCGTCATAACTCACCTGGACTCTCCTGAGTTTGTGACTTGTTCATCCTGTAGCAGAAAAAAGGacacaaattaaaaccaaataTTGCATTATTTAGCTACAAACCAAAAACTTaactgtttttgttcatttctgTTCCAGTGACTTTTCTGTAGCAGTTTTTATGAAAAACTGAGTATACCTTTGCTGTGTCCTTTCGTCTGTCGTgctacaaaaaaagacaaaacaatgaaTTAGTATTACTGCCTTCATGTGATGGCGGATAAAAAACAACACTCACTCAACAGGCAAGAATAAAAATTAGGTTAATTCTCAGGTAGTTCACAGCTGATCAGAAATTAAAATTTAGATGCATTAGTATGAAGTTCAAGTAACTATTGACAAACTCTAACTATGAGGTAATTAGCTTACAAAATATCAGTTCTAGACTTCggagtatgcacacacacacatacacaccaaccATTCATCTGGTTGGTAGTCACTTTATGATTGCTGCATTCAGTAATTGAGATTTAAGAAAAATGAAGACTGGTAAAAGAATCGTAAGGCTGATAATTCATTCCTTTGTGGTTGCATTGACTGGATTGAATATGATGGTATGAATATGTTTTGTGTGGTGTGCTGGTAAAGACAAACGTCTTAGAAAGGTGCTAATGCAGAAATCAGCCCCTGGAAAGCTAGAGAAATAATCAAAAACTAGTGATAGAGCAATATGATATTTTGGGGGTGCTCAAAAACTACTAGGGGCAAAACAGGGAATCACAGCATTCAGACCTAACAGAGTAGGCCTGATCTTACCATGGCAAGCTCCCCAATGAAGTACTGCTGGAGCATCTCCCTGGCATCTGTGGAATGACCCACATCCTCAAAGCTCTCAGTGGCGTCTGCGCCTGCCTGCTCCAGCAAAACCTCCTCACCTCCCGGATGCTGAAATCACAGAATGGGTAAACACAGTGTCCTTACGTGCCCCACAGTAGAATATCATACCATTAACTTCTATGATTGATTCGCCCAAAGCAATGACAGCATATTTGAAATCATGCACCAATATGCACCAATGTGACCTTTCAGTAGTGAAAAGTTAACCAAGTACATTTACTAAAACACTGTACTTTAAATTTGAGATATTTAACTGTATGAGAGTATTTCATTTGTGTGCTACTTAAAGGAGAGCGACGCCCATTTGCAaagttattcctatggtctaagacagtccaaaaatattggCAAACATGAAAAACTCTCTCCCAAGTCCAAaattcaaatttgtgatgtcatagggtttAAAGTCTGGAACTGCACCACAGACAATGAACTGGGAAAGATGCTAACgttgacactgagagcacccaggggaacgCTCTGaatacagggtgtctacaggtagcAGGttacatttaatgctttttaagacccgTTCAAGACACCTTATGACCAAATTTAgaacagatttttggacaacttatgttttacttatttaagcaCTGCAGGCAAGTTTTAtatatgtggtcttgtgcagaTGTAAGTGTTAcataggaatatggttattagagttatgtcaatctacattttgccaacaggtaaaaGAAAGTATGCAGTAAATGACAGTATTATAGTTTttaaaagatttgtaacattagaaatgtgaaacttttacatagaaaggcttcactcattttcacaaaaagacatttaaaaatggaTAACTAACTAACCGACTACTTagtgacttttaaggccttatttgTGTAgcattgaatttaagacattttaagacattttaaggacctgtaTTCACCCTAGATTATATGAACTTGTTCAACAGCGCATGCCCTGTGCACAATTTGCTATCACCCTGGATTATATGTGtactttttctgtttcagaacacCACAGTAGAatgaagctcatttgggtataaagacaaaaacataatatgttctttgggtccacaaaatcaggctcccattctcTTTCTGTGGAGCAGCTAAAGACTTTACACCCTATAAACATCATAAGTttccttctctggtttctggctttgagagagtagctcatgttcacaagtACTGATTGAACTTtttaggccatggaaataacatattgttCTCCTTTAATACTTATACACCACCACTACATTTAAGAGGGAAATTTTGTACTTTTTCCTGCAATACAATAGGCAGCCAAAGCCGCCAGTTACTTTATGGATTGGGATTATACATACAAGTCATGAGATCAGCTTCTAAAACACAATGCATTCTCATTAGTTACTCaactgtatttaaaatgtttaaaattagCTCCACTGCAAGCTCCAATCACATTATATATTTTGCATAATTGAATACTTAGGACTGCTTTTGATACGTTTAGAAAGTTAGCCAATATTTCATCTATAAATATATCATCATCTATATACTTAGTTTAAAGGTTTGGATGCAGAACTtgactgagtttttttttaactctgtgGCATGACTATCTCCAAACTGGTATTTCTACTGCCACTTATTATAGTGGTGCATATTGTTATCTTGTCTATCTAATTGTATAGGCCAACTTTAGCGTGTCAAGTGTCGGACTCTTATCAGAAACAGGATTAACAGGATGTAATTTTCCACAATTAACCCAAGTTGTTACAGTAACTGCATGATTGCCAACAATACTGCTGTTAAGGATAATATTATATGTGTACacatatacatttctgcttacAAGCAAcagcagtgtttttaaatggtAGGCAAACTTAGCTAGCGTTAgttgttagctaatgttagctaaacatTAACGTATAGTATAATTAATGTTGCCAGTCTGGTTTGCGCAAGAGAAACACTAACCTAAAATGGCTTGACCTTGTTTAACCCCGAGGTTACTCAAAATGTAAACTTTACACTTTAAATGTTGGACATTTCCACTGTTAGTTAACAACCTGAGCGAAGACAGTTGGCAAACGTGACACGTCAATACATTATCAAGGCTAACAATCGTTTTGTAAATCCAGGAAGTAATCGTAGCCCAAAGAGGAAACCAAAGGCGCAAAGGTCAGGCTTTAAATATGTCAGTAATAGTGCTAAAGAAGTTGCAACTAGCTGACAGAGAGTGTTTCTTACCTCTTCAAGGAAACCTGTGATGTCATACACTTTATCGTGGATGATGAGCCATGTGTCACTGCTCATATTATGCACTCTTATCTCCTCTAATGTGTAACATTTCACACCACCTTCTACTGTCTCGCCGTTTTCCTCAACATTGGCGTTTTCAGTGGGTTCACAGCACGTGTTAATGAGGTTGTCGTTAATTTCCTCACCCATTTTAACGTCAATGCAAATAACCTATCGCTGGCTATATCGACAGAgcagcaagctaacgttagcttgttatCCAGGTCTGGAGGTAACGCCAGCTAGCAACGTCTCAGAGCAGTTTCCACCCCGTCAGAATGAGGCCAATTGTGCTCATAGAAAGCTCCTAGCGACACCACAGAGGCGAGGCGTCATTAACAACCGTATTACCACACAAATGCTAAACAATGATGGGTTACGAAAGAGAAAAAAACCACCCTAGCCCGGCACATCAGCAGACATGTGAAACAGACCAATGACATCCGTGTTACTTTAGCATGAAGCGCAAACACGACAACGCACCAATGAGATGGCGAGTTTCCTGTTGGCGACCAATCACAATCGACCACTTGATGATCATGAGACGAGGAAGTGTGCTGAGGTTGTCAACTGCGCGCTGTCATTGCGCATAAGTTTGTCGTTGCCATAGACATGTTATTTAATGTGGACCTGTTTAACATTTTATGACCTTTACTTTGTTAAGGGATATTTTAAAGCATTGCAATTATGTTGCACTTTCAGCTTCAGACTAAAGCAagcaataaaaatatgtttgtctGTTATTAAAAAAAGGGCTGGCAAATGTTGTCTTGTAATAACTGATGATGTAATACAGTAATTTAGTCTATTACATTATgtgtaatacattttaaatattaactaCATTCTGTTAACTCCCACACAACCCTTGAAAGAAATGCGCATCTTCGCATCATCAGGAATtagtgttattattgttattaattcccccttttaagaataatgataataatagtacattcttatttcatttgtttttatcatatACTGCTTGTTTTTATAGTATGTAATACTTAATTATCTTATGTGATATTTTATGTCTGTCATGTATGATGTGTCTTAAGCAAATTGAGTTTACACAACTAAAATGTACTACGTAAATAaggttgacttgacttgacttaatTATATTACATAAGAACATTAATCCCAATCAATTACATTTAGTTTCTTCAGTGCATAACAGTTCAGTGTTTGTCACACAGTGTAAGCACAAACAGGAGAACTGTAGTTAGTAAAAAtagaacaataataataatgataataacttttttttttaagattctaATTGAACTGATGCATTTTAATCTTAAATAATATATGGCTAAAATACTCTCTGTATGTTATTTGACATTATTACAAATGGCAGCAACATGCAGCGGGTGCTTCTTTCTGTACTGATAAGAGGCCCTGTGAAGCATATGTATGCAACTGATAAACAGATATGTAGGTTGCCCATGGTTCGTAGTGTACTTAAGTCTGGATTTCAACCTCTCAAGGCACATGCAGGAATGTATTTGGCAAAGTCTTCGAGGAGACTTGTCTCAGGAggaattttaaaagaaaatacactATTTTCCGTAAGCAGCATAACTTTTGGTGCAACTAACCCACCAGATAAGAAATCTCTCTGTTCATGCAACAGCAGTAAAAGCACTACAGTGGTTGTACAAGGTTCAAACCCTGTCCCCACCCCACCCAAACGGAGTGcctgtatacatacatacatacatacaccaTTCTTAAGTCTGAACGTAATTTGCTCAACTATAACTTCCCTGGTGTGACTGACAGCAGTGGTCAGGAATAAGGATTTGAACAACCCATTATGTTAAATATCATGAATTGTTTATGccttttcatttgtcatttttctgCAAATCAGTTTACAGCTCATagtcagggttggaaattatttttttgtccacctgcttCTGTGGCTGGTGGATTCCAAAATGTGCCAGCCACTAAACAGATTTCCTGTGTTtattggctggtgagtgaagcaaatctagcagccacttgcagATTTTACCTGCATTTGGCTGGTGGCCGTTGCTGATTGGGGTTGGAAATCAGGGTTACACCCTGAAGAAGGCTTTTGTGCCGAAACGCGTGGGCTGTAACCCactttcatcatgttttaaccttTTCTATATGAAAcagccattttttaaataaaggctttctaTACATTTAAAGAAGAGTGCCTTGGATTTCCCTTTTTTGATATCAACGTTCCCACCAAAGAGCACCTTCGTCACATGATTAGATGAACCTTCTGAGCACTCTGAACTTTTTTTGACTGACCCCGCTCACAGTGCTTTGCTTGATCATGAGGCAGAGATACCACTAACTCTTCAGTTTTCTGAGGCAGCTATACTGCCCAATACAGTTCTACAATTTAAACGTATGAATAATATTTGACAATGGTGTTTCTTATCTCTGTTGTAAACAGATAATGTGGATAGAGTGGTTATAATTTTACAGAGATAGTAAGTCATGTGTGTCCTTTGTACAtcattgtgtgttttgaattcAACAGTTATTTGTCCTGTTCAGTAGAAACTGCACTCACTCTGCCAAGTACATACCTAAATGTTAATTCCTGGTGTATAAGCCCTTCATATTTTTAGAATGTCTTCTTCCCATTGTCATTTCTAGAGacaatatttctttttcttaagaTATTTTtcagggcattttgcctttaattgatagaacagtcaagtgtgaaagggggagagagagagagggagtgacatgcagcaaagggccacaggctggagtcaaacccaggctgctgcggcaacagccttgtacatggggtgcctgctctatccactaatccACCGACACACAGACAATATTTCTGACAGCTATAAAGAatcacttaaaaaaatgtatcaaaaacATTTACTCTGTATTGGGGTAGGATTGCATGTGCTATGATTTCTAATTATGCTCTATCAAAATGATCCAAAAGGGGGTAGCCTGCAGCAACAGGGATTTGTGGATGTGAATTTACAgtttggaaaacattttttacttttacttatttCTCTTATTAAAAACCTACCTCAAGTCGGGAGGTGGACAGGGGAGACATGAGGACCTGAGCTGGCTCCTGCCTTTATTTCAGCTCTGATCTGCTCTGTCTAATCTTTCTTTGTATCATCTCTTAGACTTTAGACTATACACCATacaacttcaattagtagcccatgctattatttgcttaaatcactaaaatcaacaggcctatatttggaaCAGGCTTCtgtatgggacaggcctttaattcctttcacacaaaactgccACTCACCCAGAAATACAATCAAAGTGTTTATTTacaccagtatgaatattacttgtttaggCTTCAGATCATATGAGTGAGTTACAACACCTGAGGATTACGGCACCTtgcatactgacacaacaccactttattatgttaaaacaatactcacaacttggattcatttttatgaaaaacccctTTTAATTCTTTTGAGCTGAGGACCCTTACTGACTAAAGGTATATGAAGAACATACAGGGTAactgaggaatggacacatcaTTTGAgatagccaacaacctggttttggACATCCGAAGAACTTGTAATGAAAAAATTAACTGCTTTGCAATTTGACCAggcatctaattgagacaggcattTCTTTGTCAAtctgtgtagccacaccaggctagtaaaagggactgggctttAATTGAAGTTGTACAGTATtttgcacgttatttttactttattgttctttttttttttttttactatttttcaccttattgttattttagttgTTTGAATATTTGTACTTCCACTATGTATTGCAACTGTTGCACAAAtaaatttagtttaattttaacttattttacaGTCTCTGGTTTTAATAATTCACTGCACTTTagctttttaaatttaatatgtGGTTTCtttagtatttatttttccCATTTTCTGCTTTATTCACTCTGTGTGagtatacaggaaacacatatcTAAATTATAAATGTTAATAATATCTAAATGCTGTGTTCTTCTCATGCATCTGTCAACACAAcctatttaaataaagtttcaccGCATGGGATTGTGGGATTGCAATGGCTACTCCCTTGTCTGTAAACATACGCGTTGTATTTACGAAAGCtgctgtgtaaatattttcCAGTGACAGCTACAGGTCCCTCACTTCCCGGACTACTTTCCTGTCCATGATTTGACTCAAATCTTTAACTTAATGTGACAGTTTCTGTGTTTTACACGCAGAGAAACAGGCGGCAGTTTGCCGCAGTTTGCCGCCCGGCCTGGTCCGGACTGAACCTGATAGCTCACAGATAGCTCACAGGCTGCTGCTAGCTGCTCCGTCTGAGGTACGTAGTTTTATGTCATTTATATCTATCTGTTATGAAATAAGGGGAAGTAAGGATTTACTTAAAGATGCTGTAACGAGTCACAGTTAACTGGCTTAATGTTTTTCCGGATTAACACCACGTTTCCTCTCATGAAACACATCAATATTTCCCACTGCGTTTGTAGTATgtaatattaaaatgtaaaacaacatgacagTTGACGTGAAACAGAAGACAGAGGAGCTGCTATGTGCCTTTGTCTGACACTGGAGTAACATACGAAGTGTTGAGGTCACAAATGGGGCTACTGTTGTTCAAAAGGATGACAGTATAGGCCTAGATGTTGTATGTGAATGAGTTGGGACTTAGGTTGACTAATGTCATGGTTCTGAGTAAGTTAAAAGATGATCAGACGTTGTCTCTTTGAGCTTAAAGCAAAATTAGATTGAACAATAATGAATAACTGAATAGATACTTGTTCTTATGTTGGATAAAgacagagggctgtgattgaaGACCCCACAGTGTAGTGCTGACTTACTTATCAGAttgacaaaaaatatttgacagcaACAAATTTGGTTACATGTTAACTGTTGAAGTGATTTATTAATGAGAAATAGCGAAGAGTTTCTTGTTTGTGCTTCTCCACAGGAAGGATTTGCTGCTATTCTCTAATTTAAGTCGTTGTCACACAGTTAGCTGATTAATAAATCAGTTGATTGACATAAAGTTCATCTGCAGCAATTCTGATCATCAGCCAGTTGTCTGGATTTGTAAGCAAACATTTCTAAAAATTTCACAGGATCTAATTTCTCaaatgttaatgtttgtttatgtttttaggtGACTATGATGATAACCTGAATATCTGTGGGTTtttgactgttggtcagacagaGCAAGCACCTCAAAGAGGTCACCTTTGACTCTGGGATCATTTTACCGACAtttatcagtatttttttttctgcaaagatTTGTTTTCATTAACAGATGCTCAAATCACAGCACAGGAAAATATCCAAAAACATAAGGAAAGAGGCAAAGAACaagaaacaaaccaacaaacaaaagaaatgcactacaaaaacaaccaaaagaataaaataaaattaaacataagGATACTATTCCTTAAATAGTTACAAAGGGAATGTACTAAAACTGAACCTTAGAGACATATTGATGTACTTCATGAAGTCCCCTCACCTCTGTATAGTTCtccattttctgtcatttatatGAATATGAAAGACTATATAACGAA
The Epinephelus lanceolatus isolate andai-2023 chromosome 2, ASM4190304v1, whole genome shotgun sequence DNA segment above includes these coding regions:
- the cyb5b gene encoding cytochrome b5 type B isoform X2, with protein sequence MGEEINDNLINTCCEPTENANVEENGETVEGGVKCYTLEEIRVHNMSSDTWLIIHDKVYDITGFLEEHPGGEEVLLEQAGADATESFEDVGHSTDAREMLQQYFIGELAMHDRRKDTAKDEQVTNSGESSSWTTWLIPAIVAVVVGVMYRFYMCEHKSS
- the cyb5b gene encoding cytochrome b5 type B isoform X1, whose product is MGEEINDNLINTCCEPTENANVEENGETVEGGVKCYTLEEIRVHNMSSDTWLIIHDKVYDITGFLEEHPGGEEVLLEQAGADATESFEDVGHSTDAREMLQQYFIGELAMHDRRKDTAKDEQVTNSGESSSSWTTWLIPAIVAVVVGVMYRFYMCEHKSS